Part of the Chanos chanos chromosome 5, fChaCha1.1, whole genome shotgun sequence genome, AAATGCTACCAGATCTGGATATCAGAAAGAGACTATGGTCAGGTACATAGTTAGCCGGCTAGCTACATGAGCAATTTCTGAGTGACAATTTGGTGTCTGAGCATGTCAGACAAAATTGACCTTAGCGATGATGAAAATTATATCGCCAGTTAACAAATGCAACagattattttgaattttacatTGCTGCGTGTTCAGTAGCACCAGTTTGGTGTACAACAAGCTAACGCaaacagtggagacagtaactATATTGTCATAGCCTCAACTTTATCTGGATATTTTAAGAAAATCTACGCACCAGACTGAATTTGAAGCATTAAATTGGACTCTTGCATATTTCATCACAGCTAGAAGTACAAGGTAATGTCCATGAATTGTAGGTCATAGTTCATGGAACGTTCAGGTTGACCGAGACTAAAAAACTGCATTTGTTATGGCGCCCCCTAGtgctgcaaaataaaaaaggttaATGTGCTGTTATGTGGGGTGTTTCttaaatatagttttatacGATCACTACACTCAAGTTTTAAGCGCAATGTTGTGGGTCCTCATTGTTATCAAAGCTTAACTGGCTGTAGGTAATCCTGATATTGTTTATCTGGAGCACTATTAGTCATTagtagttattattattattattttttaaaattctttttattattactattaccgTTACCGCCATACTGTTTAATTTGAGCAGTATGGTGGTAATAGTAATATTTAGTATTATTTAGTAATCATTCTGTTTCTAATGTATGATTTGAAGTTTGAAAAACCAGGTGCAAGAGACATTGATTACCCGGATATGGCCAAAGAAGCAGGTACAGTAGATATTTTTCAACCATTACTTAAGTTTCATTACTTTGAAAATGACGCTTAGGTAATCAAAATAGTGCACTGACAGAAATGGAACTATTGCTGTGTTGTGGTTATGTGATCATCATCTcaactttttttaatttttatttgggcatattttgtttgaaaggtagtagtttctctgtgtctcacctTTTCCTGTCTGTGCAGGTGAGAAGGCTCTGGCTGATGCTGGGATCCCATATTCTGCCGTAGAACAAGCCTGTGTGGGCTATGTATACGGTACGCCTATCCCAGTCATAACGTTACCTCAGTCACAGATCAAAGATGTAACAAAATAATCAATATCACATGAAATTAATCATAGATAAATTCAAACTCATCTACAAGCAACTTCTATAGTTGGTGCAGTAAATATGATTACCTGCTTTTACCATTCTATAAAACAACCTCATTATGATTAGTTGCAGAGATTGTTGTTAATGCACATAGAAGGTGTTAAGAATTTATAATGAAGTATATTTGCATGAGCATATGGTTTGGTATGTCTGTATTTAAAGGTATTGTTTGCTTCTCTTTTGCCCAGGTGACTCTACGTGTGGACAGAGAGCGATCTACCACAGCCTGGGTCTGTCTGGCATCCCCATTGTCAACGTTAACAACAACTGCTCCACCGGCTCCACGGCGCTCTTCATGGCCCGCCAGCTGGTCCAGGGAGGTGAGTCACCTCCTAGCGCATATCGTTAAAACCCCTAATActcttttgaaaacacactACTTTCAGACATCACATCTGGTGGTATCTCAGCTGACCAGATTTCAACGGTTGTTTTGGCTGGCTCCATAAGTATGGGGCATTTAAAGGACATTTAAGACAGGATGTCATAATTTTTACAGtctgttgtagttgtttttttgggtttttttcaatATACAATACGATCAGCTCAAGGTGATTTTCAGGACAAATAGAAGAGAATGAAGTCCAAACAAAAAGCGCAAACCGCAaattgttaaatgttaaatgtaaaaaaaaaaaaaggagagagagtgattcaAAATGACCCGTATAAGAAAATATAGCACAGTTCAAAACCATTGAAGTCACTTAAGATGATATGTCTATGTCCTCTTATAGGTCTGGCTGACTGTGTTCTTGCTCTGGGCTttgagaagatggagagaggctCTCTTTCATCCAAGGTAACAAACACCAGACTGCTCTCACAGACTTCTAACAGTCATGGCTGTGGTTGATGTGTGTGATAAAGGGGCTCACAGAGACttgagctgtgtttgaaatgtccACTCACCCATTATATAGTACACTATGtagtgaatcagccattttgtagtgctgttcgaAATCTCCACTATAAATTTAcgacactatatagtgcactagaAAATCATTATGAGGCAAAATGTAGTGTACAGAAGCTGTACCCTACATCGATCGACTTAGACTATCGTGCATCGTggcctgtctcgtgaaagcaggcaagtctttacagaccaatcagatgcagatgttctggcgtttgtttatgcgacagacATAATAATTACGAATATCTGATGCATCATTATGTAGCAGcgtaacatccaaatagtgtccaaagtgtatcaacagctgtctgcccttatcccccagtgagtgagtgagtgagtgaatggacAAGTGgatatttcaaacacagcatctGTCTTACAGTACATGGACAGGATAAACCCCATGGACAAGCATATGGAGGTGATGATCAACCGCTATGGCATGGCAGCCGCTCCTGCCGCCCCGCAGATGTTTGGAAACGCCGGCAGAGAACACATGGAAAAATACGGTGAGATTTTGGAGAAATATATTGGTTTACTTCTGTATAAAATACTACATCATACGCATGCTGAGTTTTGGCCATGGCTGTGATCTTTTTCGACGATACACGGCCTTGTTTATAATTCATAATGGACTGAAATGTGGCCCTTTTATTGCTGATTATATGTGGTGGTCTGTTCTAGGCACAAAACCAGAGCACTTTGCCAAAATCGCCTGGAAGAACCACAAGCATTCCATCAACAACCCGTAAGTAAAATGAAGGCAGCTTCCTAAATTAGTCATATCATTTTGGGTGAAACCTCCTACCGCTGCCTATAGGAGAATTTAAACTGTGTGAACATGTTAGTTACGATTGACTTACTTCAACTGATTCAAAATTTTACACCTATCGATGATGTGTTGTTGCATAACGATTctaaatgtaattaattataaaaagcctgaccctgtgtgtgtgtgcatgtgtgtttgtgtgtgtgtgtgtgtgtgtgtgtgtgtatgcgtgtgatgTTTCTTTCAGATATTCTCAGTTCCGTGATGAATACAGTCTGGATCAAGTCATGAAATCTAGAAAGGTCTTTGAGTTCCTCACTCTGCTGCAGTGTTGGTAAGATGTTTATGCACGCGCTagcatttctctcatttcattttctgcatgTCTCTCTCACCACTGGGATATCATACCCCTAATTCCTTTATACTTCACAGTGAATTATTTTGAAAGTTCAAAAACATTTGTAGGAATAATACCGCAATTGTTAGTATTTTGTCTTGCTCTTCTGTAAATGATCACATCAGGATTTTTGCAACCATTTTAAGAAGTCATTCTGGTGTCCATACATAGGCTTTCGAGTCGACACGTGAGGGTTGAATGTTGAAATCAATGATTATGTATAATATAACAGAAcaatatctctttctctccctctctgtccgtGGCTAATCAACAGCCCCACATCTGATGGAGCTGGAGCCGCGGTGTTGGCCAGTGAGGCCTTTGTGAGACGTCATGGGCTAGAGGGGAAGGCGGTGGAGATTGTGGCTCAGGAGATGGTCACGGATCTGGCCACTACATTTGAGGAAAACAGCTGCATTAAGATGGTAAGAGTGGAACCCAGAGAGACAAGATCTGATAAGCCACAGGTTTGGATTCAGTGAACACAGAATGACCTAGGGATTTTGTTAGTATGAATCTGATTGGTTCTTAAGGCCATTGATTCTCTTAGTTCAGTCCTGCAGAGTCTAGTGGCCTATAAACATCTTTGCTGTAGCCCAGCACGGGCACTGGTTTAGTTAATGGACCACTTAATGATCACTTCTTCCAGTTTTGCCAGTGTTAGgctaaaacagaacagaagagggTTAGGTTCTTTCTCAGGACTGATTGATACAGATCTGGTGGGCAGGGCCTGTTCTGTAGAATTCCAATGAGCAGTTTGCAGACTCAGTGAGAGTGGCTCTGTGTAGGTGGGTTATGACATGACCCGGCTGGCGGCCAAAAAGTGTTTCGAGGTGGCCGGCTTGACGCCGGAGGACGTTGATGTCATCGAACTACACGACTGCTTCTCCGCCAACGAGCTGATCACCTATGAAGCCCTGGGCCTGTGTCCCGCAGGTTTGTCTGAACTCATGTGTGACATTTTGATAGTAAACATATGCAATAGATAGGAATTAAAATGAGGAAATTATCATAAAAAACATGTCTCACAAGTCTAGAATATTTACTGTTACTTTTTTTGGAACTATAAAATGCCATTGTTCTTGACTTAGTGAatagaattgaaaaaaaatgttttattttataactTTAGTTATTATATATCTTTTTTATGACAACCTTGAATTGCATgactaaataaagaaaataaatggttAAATATAATGTACTGAAGTGACACCATCAGACAAAAATGGACTTGAATTGTCCTCACACTAACATCAATCATCACCTATCATTATGTTACTGTGAAAATAGCACATGTGACTGGAATAAGCATTTGCCTTTGTCTTGTCAGGTAAAGCAGGAGAGCTGATTGACCGAGGAGATAACACTTATGGAGGCAAATGGGTGGTCAACCCCAGTGGAGGACTTATCTCTAAAGGACACCCTCTGGGTGCCACAGGTAAGGATCCTTGATGTTTatactcaaaacacacacacacacatacacacacatttcgtTCTCTATcacctctctcactgtgcagactgaGAACTCCTCTTTGGGCAGACATACACCATCAGTCAGTGACTGTTTTATCTCTTGTTCTAGTCAAATGTTTAGTATTACATGCCTGACATATGTTTTCGTTCACTATCAATAGCATAGCGCCATGCATTTTTGTGTATGTTACCTCTTGATAGAGGAGTAGAGGGAAAGGCACAAACATTGAGGTCATATGAAGACAAAAGCCATCAAAGTTAatagactcacagacacacagagtcacaattAACTGTGATTTTCAATTAACCTCTtccaggcatttttttttctgaaggagtTATTCCTTCAGTAGCACAGACAGAAATCTGTATTTGAACAGTGCTACCACTAGGTGGAGCCATTGTTCAGTGATCGCCACCCCAACTCCACACAGGCAGTGCCCTGGAGAGTATTGGATGCACCAAGGGCTAGGGAGAAATCTTCCCATCTGTGGAATAACAATGCCCCTCCTCTTGTTCTCCTCATCCTTTCCTCCGCTTAGCTGCTCCCTCGTTCCCTCCCCTCGGGCCTTTGAGCAGACGAGCGACTGGAGGCCTTGAACGAGGGGGTGAAAGTTCACTCCTCTAcattaaagctgtgtttttctcaggaGCGGCTTTCTCTGCACCCTGTTAATCTGTAATCATACGCCAGTATCGTAATTCTCTGCATCTGTTTGCACTCTGATGGGTCTTTTACTGTGAGAGATAACATATAGAACTAAACTCTTACCTCTTCTGATATCAATCAATTCACAACTTCTCCAAGTGTACAATTCTATTTAGTTCACAACTTCTCCAAGTGCACAATTCTATTTAGTTCACAACTTCTCCAAGTGTACAATTCTATTTAGTTCACAACTTCTCCAAGTGTACAATTCTATTTAGTTCACAAGTTCTCCAAGTGTACAATTCTATTTAGTTCACAACTTCTCCAAGTGTACATTTAGTTCCCTCTCTTTCCGCTTCGTCCGCTCTATCAACTCATTTTAGGTCAtactttcgttctctctcttttttttttctttttctcagtgccctcacccccccccccccccccccctttttcacTGGCTCTCTGCTTATTCCCTGTATTGCTCTTAATCCTCACTGTGACACTTAAACCTAAGACCCATTCGTGGTGTGAAAAACCATCCCGGAACAGTTCGTGTGACTTCCTGCGGTcgatgacacacaaacacagtcactgtcacacacagtccAGCTGC contains:
- the scp2a gene encoding sterol carrier protein 2 → MGPAKNRVFVVGVGMTKFEKPGARDIDYPDMAKEAGEKALADAGIPYSAVEQACVGYVYGDSTCGQRAIYHSLGLSGIPIVNVNNNCSTGSTALFMARQLVQGGLADCVLALGFEKMERGSLSSKYMDRINPMDKHMEVMINRYGMAAAPAAPQMFGNAGREHMEKYGTKPEHFAKIAWKNHKHSINNPYSQFRDEYSLDQVMKSRKVFEFLTLLQCCPTSDGAGAAVLASEAFVRRHGLEGKAVEIVAQEMVTDLATTFEENSCIKMVGYDMTRLAAKKCFEVAGLTPEDVDVIELHDCFSANELITYEALGLCPAGKAGELIDRGDNTYGGKWVVNPSGGLISKGHPLGATGLAQCAELCWQLRGEAEQRQVAGAKVALQHNIGLGGAVVVTLYKMGFPQESGRSQISAVLTSAATSELEGFKSYAVFKEIENQLKEGGEQFVKKIGGVFAFKVKDGPGGKEAVWNVDVKNGKGSVDNDPGKKADCTISMSDADLLALMTGTMNPQTAFFQGKLKITGNMGMAMKLQNLQLTPGKAKL